One genomic window of Halorhabdus sp. CBA1104 includes the following:
- a CDS encoding type 1 glutamine amidotransferase — MARPRLALLNAAHDGTDTRRNFRRELDADLVEFDATGRELPETFAFDGFVVTGSRASVYWAEPWIADLKAWVEEAIETGLGGLGVCFGHQLVAAVLGGDVEAMDDYEIGYREIERTGPSRLLSGIDRTFTAFTTHSDRVATLPPGATRLAENEYGIHAFRAGTVFGVQFHPEYDQATARAVTRSKDELTDERKAAVLDGITRPSYLAACTAKQVFENVTQELGDNEHGAGSGTVAGD; from the coding sequence ATGGCACGGCCACGGCTCGCGTTACTCAACGCTGCCCACGACGGCACGGATACCCGGCGAAACTTCCGGCGCGAACTCGACGCCGATCTCGTCGAGTTCGACGCCACCGGGCGTGAGTTACCGGAGACGTTCGCGTTCGATGGCTTCGTGGTGACGGGTTCGCGGGCGTCGGTCTACTGGGCGGAGCCGTGGATCGCGGATCTGAAGGCGTGGGTCGAGGAAGCCATCGAGACAGGTCTTGGCGGCCTGGGCGTCTGTTTCGGCCACCAGCTCGTGGCTGCTGTCCTCGGTGGCGACGTCGAGGCGATGGACGACTACGAGATCGGCTATCGGGAGATCGAACGGACCGGCCCCTCGAGGCTGCTGTCGGGGATCGACCGCACGTTCACCGCGTTTACGACCCACTCCGATCGGGTCGCCACGCTGCCACCGGGCGCGACGCGTTTGGCCGAAAACGAGTACGGCATCCATGCCTTCCGGGCGGGGACCGTCTTCGGCGTCCAGTTCCACCCCGAATACGACCAGGCGACCGCACGCGCCGTTACCCGGAGCAAAGACGAACTCACAGACGAGCGCAAAGCCGCCGTCCTCGATGGCATCACGCGACCGAGCTATCTGGCTGCCTGTACAGCCAAACAGGTCTTCGAAAACGTCACACAGGAGTTGGGAGACAACGAGCACGGCGCTGGGAGCGGGACGGTCGCGGGCGACTGA
- the alaS gene encoding alanine--tRNA ligase — MSDLEEEYRLEYFEEHGFRRTECSECGDNFWTLDPDRETCGEPPCEEYSFIDDAGFEAAFELGEMREAFLSFFEAHDHERIDPYPVAANRWRDDVLLTQASIYDFQPLVTSGTTPPPANPLTVSQPCIRMQDIDNVGVTGRHTMAFEMMAHHAFNAREDIDDPDQYAYEGEVYWKEETVAYCLELFEELGADPAEVTLIEDPWVGGGNAGPAFEVIYKGAELATLVFMQFEQDPDGDYEMKDGNRYSPMDTYIVDTGYGLERWAWVSQGTPTVYEAVYPDTIDFLTDNAGIDHTDEEEEIVHKAAKLAGRMDIDEAEDVEAARDDIAAEIGVETERLRELVEPLESIYAIADHSRTLAYMLGDGIVPSNVGTGYLARMVLRRTKRLVDTVGIDAPMDELVDMQAERLGYSNRDTIRDIVRTEVQKYRETLERGSRRVESLADEYAETGDPIPTEELVELYDSHGIQPDMVEEIAAERGVDVDVPEDFYSVVAQRHGQEDAASAAETAGYEDRIADLPETERLYYEDQDRAEFEAVVLDVFERDDGEYDVVLDQTMFYPEGGGQPADHGTLSTDDVTADVTDVQVYDGVIVHRADEDPGTGDFVTGQVEWSRRRRLMQHHTATHVVGHAARQVLGEHVRQAGAQKRVDSARLDIRHYEPVTRKEVKEIERLANDLVTDNSHVTQEWPDRHAAEAEHGFDLYQGGIPEGEQIRLITVGEDVQACGGTHVSRTGDIGTIKLLSTERIQDGVVRLSFAAGEAAIDATQETEDALYEAGDALDVDPMDVPETAERFFEAWKDRGKEIEELQEQLAAARASGASDGKEVELDGTKAVIQRVDAEMDELRATANAIAEDGSVAVIGSGADGAQFVVAAPEGSGVDAGAVVSELADRVGGGGGGPSEFAQGGGPDVATLEDALADAPDVLRQVMDA; from the coding sequence ATGAGCGACCTCGAGGAGGAATACCGGCTCGAGTATTTCGAGGAGCACGGATTCCGACGCACAGAGTGTTCAGAATGTGGGGACAACTTCTGGACGCTCGACCCCGACCGGGAAACTTGCGGTGAACCGCCCTGTGAGGAATACAGCTTCATCGACGACGCCGGCTTCGAGGCGGCATTCGAACTGGGAGAGATGCGCGAGGCGTTTCTCTCCTTTTTCGAGGCCCACGACCACGAGCGTATCGACCCGTATCCAGTCGCAGCCAATCGCTGGCGTGACGACGTATTGCTCACGCAAGCGTCGATCTACGACTTCCAGCCACTGGTCACGTCGGGGACGACCCCACCGCCAGCCAATCCCCTCACCGTCAGCCAGCCCTGCATCCGGATGCAGGACATCGACAACGTCGGCGTGACCGGCCGGCACACGATGGCCTTCGAGATGATGGCCCACCACGCGTTCAACGCGCGCGAAGACATCGACGACCCGGACCAGTACGCCTACGAGGGCGAGGTCTACTGGAAAGAAGAGACGGTTGCCTACTGCCTGGAACTGTTCGAGGAACTGGGTGCCGATCCCGCCGAGGTCACGCTGATCGAGGACCCCTGGGTCGGTGGCGGCAACGCCGGCCCGGCCTTCGAAGTGATCTACAAAGGGGCCGAACTGGCGACGCTGGTGTTCATGCAGTTCGAACAGGACCCTGACGGGGACTACGAGATGAAAGACGGCAACCGCTACAGCCCGATGGATACCTACATCGTCGATACGGGCTACGGACTAGAGCGGTGGGCCTGGGTCTCTCAGGGGACCCCGACGGTCTACGAGGCCGTCTACCCCGACACGATCGACTTCCTCACGGACAACGCAGGGATCGATCACACCGACGAAGAAGAGGAGATCGTCCACAAGGCCGCGAAACTCGCCGGCCGGATGGACATCGACGAGGCCGAGGACGTCGAGGCCGCCCGAGACGACATCGCCGCCGAAATCGGTGTCGAGACCGAGCGGCTGCGTGAACTCGTCGAACCGCTGGAGTCGATCTACGCGATCGCCGATCACTCGCGGACGCTCGCGTACATGCTCGGGGACGGAATCGTCCCGAGTAACGTCGGCACGGGCTATCTCGCGCGGATGGTTCTCCGGCGGACAAAGCGACTGGTCGACACTGTGGGCATCGATGCCCCGATGGACGAGCTCGTCGACATGCAGGCCGAGCGCCTGGGCTATTCGAATCGCGATACGATCCGCGATATCGTCCGGACGGAGGTCCAGAAGTACCGCGAAACCCTCGAACGCGGGTCCCGGCGCGTCGAATCGCTCGCCGACGAGTACGCCGAGACGGGCGATCCGATTCCGACCGAGGAACTCGTCGAGCTGTACGATAGCCACGGCATCCAGCCGGACATGGTCGAAGAGATCGCCGCCGAGCGCGGGGTCGACGTCGACGTCCCGGAGGATTTCTACTCGGTGGTAGCCCAGCGCCACGGGCAAGAAGACGCCGCCTCCGCGGCCGAGACGGCCGGCTACGAAGATCGGATCGCGGACCTGCCCGAGACCGAGCGACTCTACTACGAGGACCAGGATCGAGCCGAGTTCGAGGCCGTCGTACTGGATGTCTTCGAGCGTGATGACGGCGAGTACGACGTCGTGCTCGATCAGACGATGTTCTACCCCGAAGGCGGGGGCCAACCGGCAGACCACGGGACGCTCTCGACGGACGACGTCACCGCCGACGTGACCGACGTCCAGGTCTACGACGGCGTGATCGTCCACCGTGCGGACGAAGATCCCGGGACGGGTGATTTCGTGACCGGACAGGTCGAGTGGTCGCGCCGTCGCCGATTGATGCAACACCACACGGCGACCCACGTCGTCGGCCACGCTGCCCGGCAAGTGCTTGGCGAACACGTCCGCCAGGCCGGTGCCCAAAAGCGGGTCGACTCGGCACGCCTGGACATCCGTCACTACGAGCCGGTTACCCGCAAAGAGGTCAAAGAGATCGAACGCCTCGCCAACGACCTCGTCACCGACAACAGCCACGTGACCCAGGAGTGGCCCGACCGCCACGCGGCCGAAGCCGAACACGGCTTTGATCTCTACCAGGGTGGGATCCCCGAAGGCGAGCAGATACGGCTCATCACGGTCGGCGAAGACGTCCAGGCCTGCGGTGGCACCCACGTCTCCCGGACCGGCGATATCGGGACGATCAAGCTTCTCTCGACGGAGCGTATTCAAGACGGTGTCGTCAGATTGAGCTTCGCGGCGGGCGAGGCCGCCATCGACGCGACCCAGGAGACCGAAGACGCCCTCTACGAAGCAGGTGACGCCCTCGACGTGGACCCGATGGACGTCCCCGAGACGGCCGAGCGGTTCTTCGAGGCCTGGAAAGACCGGGGCAAGGAGATCGAGGAGCTACAGGAACAACTCGCAGCGGCCCGTGCCTCCGGTGCCAGTGACGGCAAAGAAGTCGAGCTCGACGGGACGAAAGCGGTCATCCAGCGAGTCGACGCCGAGATGGACGAGTTGCGGGCGACGGCCAACGCCATCGCCGAAGACGGTTCGGTCGCCGTCATCGGGTCAGGGGCCGACGGTGCACAGTTCGTCGTCGCCGCCCCGGAAGGGAGCGGCGTCGATGCCGGCGCAGTCGTGAGTGAACTCGCCGATCGGGTCGGTGGCGGCGGCGGCGGGCCGTCTGAGTTCGCACAGGGCGGTGGCCCCGATGTGGCGACTCTCGAAGATGCCCTCGCAGACGCCCCGGACGTGCTTCGGCAAGTGATGGACGCCTGA
- a CDS encoding replication factor C small subunit encodes MSEAEPARAGRQEVWIEKYRPQTLADIAGHEAITERLQSYVDSNDLSHMLFAGPAGTGKTTAAMAIAKELYGEEWEENFLELNASDERGIDVVRDRVKSFARTSFGGHDYRIIFLDEADALTGDAQSALRRTMEQFSNNVRFIMSCNYSSQIIDPIQSRCAVFRFSPLADEAVAETIHTIAEEEAIEITEDGMDALVYVADGDMRKAINGLQAASMSGDRVDEEGVFEITSTARPEEIREMVERALDGDFTAARSQLDTLLTEEGIAGGDIIDQLHRSVWEFGLDDDAAVRILDRVGEADYRITAGASERIQLEALLAALALEE; translated from the coding sequence ATGAGTGAGGCCGAGCCAGCCCGGGCGGGCCGCCAGGAAGTCTGGATCGAGAAATACCGCCCACAGACTCTGGCGGACATCGCGGGCCACGAGGCGATCACCGAACGCCTCCAGAGCTACGTCGACAGCAACGACCTCAGCCACATGCTGTTCGCCGGGCCGGCCGGCACCGGCAAGACCACCGCCGCCATGGCCATCGCCAAGGAACTGTACGGCGAGGAGTGGGAAGAGAACTTCCTCGAACTCAACGCCTCCGACGAGCGCGGGATCGACGTGGTGCGAGATCGCGTGAAGTCCTTCGCGCGCACTTCTTTTGGCGGCCACGACTACCGAATTATATTCCTTGACGAGGCAGACGCACTCACGGGCGATGCTCAGTCAGCGCTTCGCCGGACGATGGAGCAGTTCTCGAACAACGTCCGGTTCATCATGTCGTGTAACTACTCCAGCCAGATCATCGACCCGATCCAGTCCCGGTGTGCCGTCTTCCGCTTCTCGCCACTGGCCGACGAGGCCGTCGCGGAGACGATCCACACGATCGCCGAGGAAGAAGCGATCGAGATCACCGAGGATGGCATGGACGCCTTAGTCTACGTCGCCGACGGCGACATGCGCAAGGCGATCAACGGCCTCCAGGCCGCCTCGATGTCCGGGGATCGGGTCGACGAAGAGGGGGTCTTCGAGATCACCTCGACGGCCCGCCCCGAGGAGATCCGCGAGATGGTCGAGCGCGCACTGGATGGGGATTTCACCGCCGCGCGATCGCAACTGGACACCTTACTGACCGAGGAGGGCATCGCCGGCGGCGACATCATCGACCAACTCCATCGCTCGGTCTGGGAGTTCGGGCTGGACGACGACGCCGCGGTGCGGATCCTCGATCGGGTCGGCGAGGCCGACTATCGCATTACTGCGGGTGCAAGCGAGCGGATCCAGCTCGAAGCGTTGCTTGCAGCACTGGCTCTCGAAGAGTAA
- a CDS encoding GNAT family N-acetyltransferase codes for MGVYVRVATPEELVAVLNVLDGAALETDRERILARLRADDVRVAVAGTDSERVIGACVLDGPEIVSIAVRRRRRSQGIGTALLRDAASERERLLARFDPGVCPFYEALGFEVTPTDDGRCDGVLDPAVIDKPDLPAE; via the coding sequence ATGGGCGTCTACGTCCGGGTGGCGACACCCGAGGAGTTGGTTGCGGTGCTGAACGTCCTCGATGGGGCTGCTCTGGAAACCGACCGTGAGCGGATTCTCGCCCGCCTTCGAGCGGACGACGTCCGCGTCGCCGTCGCAGGCACAGATAGCGAACGGGTGATCGGCGCGTGCGTCCTGGATGGGCCGGAAATCGTCTCGATCGCCGTCCGTCGACGCCGGCGCAGTCAGGGGATCGGGACGGCACTGCTTCGAGACGCTGCCAGCGAGCGCGAGCGGCTGCTCGCCCGATTCGATCCTGGTGTGTGTCCCTTCTACGAAGCTCTCGGATTCGAGGTGACACCGACCGACGACGGACGATGTGACGGTGTGTTGGACCCCGCGGTGATCGATAAACCGGATCTGCCGGCCGAATAG
- a CDS encoding ubiquitin-like small modifier protein 2, with the protein MHVTVEVVGEETRELDVESGATYADLLAACDVSPHEASVLVDGRPVPEDGEVSADRVEVLRVVKGG; encoded by the coding sequence ATGCACGTCACGGTCGAAGTCGTCGGTGAGGAGACGCGCGAGCTTGACGTCGAGTCGGGAGCGACCTACGCCGACTTACTGGCGGCGTGTGACGTCAGCCCCCACGAGGCGTCCGTCCTGGTCGATGGCCGCCCGGTGCCCGAGGACGGCGAGGTCAGCGCCGATCGCGTCGAAGTCCTGCGGGTCGTCAAAGGTGGCTGA
- a CDS encoding DICT sensory domain-containing protein — translation MGISAFIDAFDDREKTVTVLNRESVDPLYRMLSDMFDAETVTVSESDDPDAPSDVVLLQDEQTGSLAVSRMNDVSDTLLLVNSDLYVTGTVPVEDVETPEVVAHLSDVTFTVEDKQKFLLIHISRHIESLALETDDGTLHSSFQQLSRIRDERGTEATYRTLAASDVDTHVYGIGGWEPPSFADDLTVHAGDSKELQTSWFVVHDGGGNDDRKAALVAEEIDSNEYRGYWTFEPQLVDEILGHLETTYGQ, via the coding sequence ATGGGGATTTCGGCATTTATCGATGCGTTCGACGACCGGGAAAAGACGGTGACCGTCCTCAACCGGGAGTCCGTCGATCCGCTCTATCGAATGCTGTCTGATATGTTCGACGCGGAGACAGTCACTGTCTCTGAGTCCGACGATCCCGATGCCCCGAGCGACGTCGTCCTGTTGCAGGACGAACAGACGGGGTCGCTTGCGGTTTCACGGATGAACGACGTCAGTGACACGCTGTTGTTGGTCAACTCGGACCTGTACGTGACCGGGACCGTTCCCGTCGAGGATGTCGAGACGCCGGAAGTCGTTGCCCATCTCTCTGACGTCACCTTCACCGTCGAGGACAAACAGAAATTCCTGTTGATCCACATCTCCAGACATATCGAATCGCTCGCCCTCGAAACTGACGACGGCACTCTCCACTCCTCGTTTCAGCAACTCTCCCGGATCCGGGACGAACGTGGGACCGAGGCCACTTACCGGACGCTGGCGGCGTCGGACGTGGATACGCACGTCTACGGTATCGGCGGCTGGGAGCCTCCGTCGTTTGCCGACGATTTGACTGTCCACGCTGGGGACTCCAAGGAGTTGCAGACCTCGTGGTTCGTCGTCCACGACGGCGGCGGCAACGACGACCGCAAGGCTGCCTTGGTTGCCGAGGAGATCGACTCCAACGAGTACCGGGGCTACTGGACGTTCGAGCCGCAGTTAGTCGACGAAATCCTGGGTCACCTCGAAACGACCTACGGGCAGTAA
- a CDS encoding alpha/beta fold hydrolase, whose translation MPTVRNGEVSLRYATAGEGPTVVFVNDVGLGAWYWSYLQPAIAGPYETIVWDLRGTGDSDAPDGPYAMTTLVEDLATVVAALEARRIHVVGAGLGGAIALEYARGNDNVASLALLGVAEGAAVDADRLASLAAPLDDPDALRESLSAGFTRSVPAEYPDEIERMANWRATDDADPDGHAAQRAAWREADLPDRYEVTTPTLLVSGAADRIVDPAATARLAADLPRGEHTRIEGGHLFPVSESQVVGDELRAWLDEQTESRLE comes from the coding sequence ATGCCGACAGTACGGAACGGCGAGGTCTCCCTCAGGTATGCGACGGCCGGGGAGGGACCGACCGTCGTCTTCGTCAACGACGTCGGGCTCGGGGCGTGGTACTGGAGTTATCTACAGCCAGCCATCGCCGGCCCCTACGAGACGATCGTCTGGGACCTGCGCGGGACGGGTGACTCAGACGCGCCCGATGGCCCATACGCGATGACAACGCTCGTCGAGGATCTGGCGACGGTGGTCGCGGCCCTGGAAGCGCGTCGAATCCACGTGGTCGGGGCCGGACTCGGCGGGGCCATCGCCCTGGAGTACGCGCGAGGCAACGACAACGTGGCGTCGCTGGCTCTCCTGGGAGTCGCCGAAGGAGCGGCCGTCGACGCCGACAGGCTGGCGTCGCTGGCAGCGCCATTGGACGACCCCGACGCCTTGCGGGAATCGCTATCGGCCGGGTTCACACGGAGCGTCCCTGCCGAGTATCCGGACGAAATCGAGCGGATGGCCAACTGGCGAGCGACAGACGACGCCGACCCGGACGGTCACGCGGCCCAGCGGGCGGCGTGGCGCGAGGCCGATCTGCCCGATCGCTACGAGGTCACGACGCCCACGCTTCTCGTCAGTGGCGCTGCAGACCGGATCGTCGATCCGGCGGCGACGGCGAGACTGGCAGCCGATCTTCCCCGTGGCGAACACACCCGGATCGAAGGGGGCCATCTGTTTCCCGTCAGCGAGAGCCAGGTCGTTGGCGACGAACTGCGTGCGTGGCTGGACGAACAGACCGAAAGCCGCCTGGAGTAA
- a CDS encoding methyl-accepting chemotaxis protein translates to MTTDNTPSLAGATDDSTVWRSMFESLLDGLPEAAFAIDAEGTITYWNDAVASLIGLPASEAIGMDAYDIFGTEGHSETLAETVVRTGEAVRESEFRSAGDADGEQAHARAIGVPLRAPDGSVHGAVEILLDVSEVVEQRETLHDLQVEFSESVQSSVDELGESTSDVAQQSRQISDLAAEQATDLTDVQSEVSGFSATIEEIASSAEEVSNQSSKATELAADSVQTATDVSEQVGDVATEAADVATETERLSQRIDEIQEFVAVIDDIADQTNMLALNANIEAARSEGNNDGFAVVADEIKELADESKQHATEIETTVEEIRGMATETAERVRETNDSIQAVEADIEAIIENQETIRAAIQETDEGVTEIASATDDQAASAEQIASMIDTVADRADEVAEAVEAIAAETDTQTHQIDTLEDNLERVETRLDTVMD, encoded by the coding sequence ATGACGACCGACAACACACCCTCACTCGCTGGCGCAACCGACGATTCGACTGTTTGGCGGTCCATGTTCGAATCGCTGCTCGATGGACTCCCGGAAGCTGCGTTCGCCATCGACGCGGAGGGGACGATTACGTACTGGAACGACGCCGTCGCGTCACTCATCGGTCTCCCGGCCTCGGAAGCGATCGGGATGGATGCCTACGACATCTTCGGGACCGAAGGCCACTCCGAGACACTCGCCGAGACAGTCGTTCGGACCGGTGAAGCGGTCAGAGAGTCAGAGTTTCGCTCGGCCGGGGATGCAGACGGGGAACAGGCCCATGCGCGTGCGATCGGGGTTCCGCTTCGAGCACCCGATGGGTCAGTCCACGGTGCCGTCGAGATCCTCTTGGACGTGAGTGAAGTCGTCGAACAACGTGAGACGCTACACGACTTACAGGTCGAGTTTTCGGAAAGTGTCCAGTCCTCGGTCGACGAACTCGGTGAGTCGACAAGTGACGTCGCCCAACAGTCACGCCAGATCAGCGACCTCGCTGCCGAGCAGGCGACGGATTTGACGGACGTCCAGTCGGAAGTTTCGGGATTCAGTGCGACCATCGAGGAGATCGCCTCCAGTGCCGAGGAAGTCAGCAATCAAAGTTCCAAGGCTACCGAACTGGCTGCCGATTCCGTCCAGACTGCCACGGATGTGAGTGAGCAAGTCGGCGACGTCGCTACCGAAGCGGCGGACGTCGCGACCGAAACCGAGCGTCTCAGCCAACGGATCGACGAGATTCAGGAATTCGTCGCCGTGATCGACGACATCGCCGATCAGACGAACATGCTCGCGCTGAACGCAAACATCGAGGCGGCCCGCAGCGAGGGCAACAACGACGGGTTCGCCGTCGTCGCCGACGAGATCAAAGAGCTAGCTGACGAGTCGAAACAACACGCCACCGAGATCGAAACGACCGTCGAGGAGATCCGGGGCATGGCGACCGAGACGGCCGAGCGCGTCAGGGAGACCAACGATTCCATCCAGGCTGTCGAGGCGGACATCGAGGCGATCATCGAGAATCAGGAGACGATTCGGGCCGCCATTCAGGAGACTGACGAGGGCGTCACCGAGATCGCAAGTGCGACGGACGACCAGGCAGCAAGCGCCGAACAGATCGCGAGCATGATCGATACAGTTGCCGATCGAGCCGACGAGGTCGCCGAGGCTGTCGAAGCGATCGCAGCCGAAACCGACACCCAAACACACCAGATAGACACGCTCGAAGACAATCTCGAACGTGTCGAAACCCGGCTCGATACCGTTATGGATTGA